The genomic stretch GAATCATGACACAACACATCGTCGTCGTCGGTGCCGGCACGGGCGGGTCCGTGCTGGCGAACCGGCTCGCTGACCGACTCGCCCCCGACATCGACGCGGGCGACGTCGAGGTAACACTCGTCAACGAGAGCGAGATGCACGTGTACAAGCCCGTGTGGCTGTACGTCGCCTTCGGGAAGCGTGACCCCGAAGACGGCGTTCGTCCGGTGACCGACCTCGTCGACCCGCGGGTCTCGCTGCGCTTCTCGCGTGTGGAGGCCATCGACACCGACGCCAAGCGGCTGTCGCTCAACGGTGGCGACTCCCTCGCGTACGACTACCTCGTCCTCGCCACGGGGGCTCGAATCGTTCCCGACGAGGTGCCCGGCCTTGCCGAGGCGGGGCACGACTTCTACAGCGAGGAGGGGGCGCTGGCGCTCCGCGACGCGCTCGCCGGCTTCACCGAGGGCCACCTCGTGCTCTCCGTCGTGGGGACGCCGCACATGTGCCCCGCCGCACCGCTGGAGTTCGTCTTCATGGCGGACGACTGGTTCCGCAAGCGGGGCATCAGAGACCAGGTCGACATCACGTACACCTATCCCATCCAGCGGGTCCACGGGAAGCCGACCATCGCCGAGTGGGCCGCCCCGCGACTGGAAGAACGAGATATCCGCGCGGAGACGTTCTTCAACGTCGAGTCGGTCGACGCCGAGAACAGGGTCCTCGAGTCGATGGAGGGCGAGGAACTCGACTACGACCTCCTCGTCACCATCCCACCGCACGACGGCGTCCCGATGATTCGTGAGGCGGGACTCGGCGACGACGGCTGGGTCGAGGTCGACCGGAACACGCTCGAAGCGGTCCACGCCGACGACGTCTTCGCGCTGGGCGACGCCTCCGACGTCCCCGCGCCGAAGGCCGGTAGCGCCGCACACTACCAGGCGGGCGTCGTCGCCGACCGCCTCGCCAGCCTCGTCCACGGCGGCGTGCCGACGGCGACGTACGACGGGAAGACCGTCTGCTTCCTCGAAGCCGGCATGGACGAGGCGACGTTCGTCTCGTTCGACTACGAGAACGAACCGTACCTCCGACCCGAGTCGCGGCCGGTCCACTGGGCGAAACTCGCGTACAACGAGTCGTACTGGCTGACCGCCAGGGGGCTCCTCTGAGGTGGTTCGATGAGTGAATCATCATCCCTCGACGCCCTCGACGCCTCGGAGTACGACTCGCTGGAAGCGGCCATCGCCGAGAACCCCGACGCAGTCGCCGCGTTCGTCCGCCGCCTCGACGCGGTGAACGAACTGCTCGACGTGGTCGCGCTCGGCACTTCGGCGCTGGAAGACGACATGGTGGCCGAACTCGCGGGAACGGCCGCGACCCTCGCCGAGGCGGGCGACGGCCTCGCGACGGACGAGACGGTCCGACTGGCGGCGCTCGTCGGCGAGAACGGCGACGAACTCGCCGCCTCCCTCGAGACGCTCGTCGAACTCCAGCGGGCGGGGACGCTCGACGAACTCGTCGGACTCGTCGACGCGGTCTCGCTCCTCACCGCGGCGCTGGAAGACGACATGGTGACCGAACTCGCCCGGACCGGTTCCCGTCTGGGCGAGGTCGCGGACGAGGCGGCCGACCCCGACGCGGTCCGCGGCCTGACGCGGCTGGTCCGCGCCGTGAGCGACGCCGAGACCACCGGGTCGGAGCCCGTCGGCCCGGTGGGGCTCGTGAAGTCGACGCGCGACCCCGAGGTGCAGGCGGGCCTCGGCTACCTGCTCGCGCTCGCCCGCGCCGTCGGCCGACAGGCCTGACCGGTCGCGCACGAGCTTTATTGCGTTGTACGTCGGTAATATGGTATGGTCTCTCTCGACACGGACTCGTTGACGACGCTCCACTGGGTCGGTATCGCACTCGCGGCGGTGTCGGCGGTCGTTCACCTCGTCCTCGGTGTGCGCTTCTTACCGGGCGCGTTCGGCATCTCGTTCCTCGTCGCCACGGTGGGATTCGCCGTCGGCATCGGCGCTGTCCTCGTGAACTACCGACGGCGGCTGTTCTACCTCGTCGGCGTTCCGTTCACCGCGGGTCAGGTCGTCATCTTCGCGGTCACCGTCGTCCAGGGCATCAACGAACTCGGTCCCATCGCCATCGTCGACAAGGCCGCACAGGTCGGCCTCGTCGCCGTCCTCGTCGTGTTGCTCCGCCGCGGCGGCTGAGCAGCGATGATGGTCACCTCCCACGCCGTCGTCGGCGTCGCGCTCACGGCACCACTCCTGGTCGTCGCCCCGGAACTCGCCCCGGTCGCCGCGCTCGCGGGTTTCCTCGGCGGCGTCTTTCCCGACCTCGACCTCCTCGTGGGGACCCACCGGAAGACGCTCCACTTCCCCCTCGTCGGCTGGCTCGTCGCGCTCCCCGCCCTCGTCGCCGCCGCCCTGGTCCAGACACCGGCGACGGTCGTCGTCGCGGCGTTCGCCGTCGCAGCCGCGGTCCACGCCGGGATGGACGCTCTCGGCGCTGGCGAGGAACTCCGGCCCTGGGAGCGGACCAACCCGTACGCCGTGTATCTCCACCCGCGCGGGCGGTGGCTGCGCGCGCGATACTGGGTGCCGTACGACGGCTCCCCGCACGACCTGGCGGTGACGCTCGTCGGCGCACTCCCGGGCCTGCTGTTCTTCTCCGGCACTGTCCGCCTGCTCTGTGCGCTCGCCGTCGCCGTCGCCGCCCCGTACACGCTGGTGCGCAAACGGCTGCCGCCGTACTTCGAGCGTATCGTCTGATTCCGACGCTCGACGGCTTCCCGCGATACGTCTCGCGCCCACGACAGCTTTACACCGGACGCCTCCTACGGTCCGCTTATGCACGGGACGACGCGGTGGTCGGGGGTCACGCGATGACCGCCGAGAGCGAAGCGGAGGTTGGACCCAGCGGCGAGAGCGCGGCCCGACAGGTGCGGTTCGTCGCGCCGCGCCGCGTCGAGGTGACGCGCCACCCCGTCGCGACCCCCGAACCGGACGAGGTGCAGGTCGAAGCGTCGCTCTCGGCCATCAGCCCCGGCACGGAACTGCTCGTCTACCGCGACCAGGTCCCCGAGAACCTCCAGCTCGACGAGAACATCGACGAACTCGGACACGCCGCGACCTATCCGTTCTCGTACGGGTACGCCACCGTTGGGACCGTCACCGCCGCCGGTGACGACGTCACCGACGACTGGGTCGGTCGGCGCGTCTTCGCCTTCCACCCCCACGCCAGCCACTTCTGTGTCCACCCGGACACGCTCGTTCGCCTCCCCTCGGACGTCGCCGACGAGGACGCGGCCCTCCTCGCGATGGTCGAGACGGCGGTGAGCCTCGTCATGGACGGCCGCCCTCGGGTCGGCGAGCGCGCCGCGGTGTTCGGACAGGGGGTCGTCGGCCTCCTCACCACAGCGCTCCTCGCGCGTCACCCCCTCTCGCGGCTCGTCACGTTCGACCACTACACCGCCCGCCGGGAACGCTCGCTGTCGTTCGGGGCCGACGCCTCGCTCGAACCCGACGTCGCCGGCGAGGTGTTCGACGCTGGCGACGGCCGCGCCGACGTCTCGTTCGAGGTCTCCGGGAACCCCGCGGCCCTCGACTCGGCAATCGACACCACCGGCGACGACGGCCGAGTCATCATCGGCTCGTGGTACGGCGCGAAACCGGCCGCGCTCGACCTCGGCGGTCGGTTCCACCGGAGTCGCATCCGGCTACAGGCCAGTCAGGTCTCACGCATCGACTCGTCGCACGCGGGACGCTGGGACAAACAGCGGCGCATGGACCTCGCCTGTGACCTCCTCTCGGACCTCGAACCCTCGCGGCTGGTGACACACCGGGTCCCCATCGAGAACGCGGCCGACGCCTATCGGCTACTGGACGAATCGCCCGACGAGGCGCTGCAGGTCCTCCTGGAGTACTGACTCCCACAGAACGCACCTTTACAACCGTCGCCCCCGGACACCCACGGCATGTACACCGTCACCGTCGTCCGTCCCCTCATCGCCCAGCACTTTCTCACCGTGCCGAACCCCGGCCCCGAGGGTGACCTCCACTCGCACCACTTCCGCCTGGAGGTCGAACTCGCGGGCGAGGAGTTGAACGAGTACGACTATCTCGTCGACATCGACGAGGTAGAGGCCGCCCTCGACGCCGTCGAAGCACGGTACTCGGACGAGACGCTCAACGACCTCCCCGAGTTCGAGGGGTACAACCCGAGCGTCGAGCGCTTCGCCCGGGTCGTCCACGAGCACATCTCGGACGAGGTCACGACCGACGGCGTCGAGCGCCTCACCGTCACCGTGTGGGAGGACGACGTCGCCAACGCCGCCTACGCCGCCCCACCCGCGTAGATGCGGGTCGCCTTCGTCGCGCCCGGCGACTTCGAGACGACCTCCGGCGGGTTTCGCTACGACCGCCGCCTCGTCGCCTCCCTTCGGGAGACGGACGACGTGAGCGTCTACTCGGTCCCCTGGCGGCGCTACCCCCGCTCGCTCGTCGACGCGCCCACAACGCCCCTCTCGCGGTTTTCGACTGATGCCGACGTCGTCGTCGTCGACGAACTCGCGCATCCGACGTTCGCGGTGCGGTGTGCGGGGGTACGGGGGGACCACACGCCCGTCGTCGCGCTCGTCCATCACCTCCGGTGTGACGAGCGTGGCCCCGAGGCTCCCCTCGCTCGCGAACTCGAACGCCGGTTTCTCGGCCGCGTCGACGCCGCGGTCTGCACGAGTTCGGCGACCGACGCGGCGGTCCGGGACCTCGCCCCCGACCCCGCGCTCCCGACACTCGTCGCCCCGCCGACCGCCGACCAGTTCGACCCCGACGTCTCACCGACAGCCGTCGACGACCGCGCCACCGAGTCCCCGTTCCGCGTCGTCTTCCTCGGCTCGCTCGTCCCACGGAAGCGCCCGCTCGCACTCGTCGACGCGCTCGCGGCCCTCGAGGTGCCCTGGGAGGCGACGTTCGTCGGCCCGCAACCGAACGAACGGTACGCCTCGCGGGTTCGAAGCCGGTGTCGTCGCCGCGGTGTCGCCGACAGCGTCGCCCTCGCAGGGCCGCTCTCGACCGCGGAACTCGCCGCGGTGCTTCGCAACGGCCACGTCCTCGCACTCCCCTCCCGGCACGAGGGCTTCGGCATCGCCGCGCTCGAAGGGATGGGGTTCGGGCTCCCCGCCGTGGTGACGCAGTCGGGCGGTGCGACGGACCTCGTCACGCACGGCGAGAACGGCTTCCTCGTCCCGCCCGACGGCGTCGGTGCGGTCTACGCGGCGCTGTCGGCGCTCGCGACTGACCGCACACGGCTCGCCCGGATGGGCCGAGCGGCGCTGACGCGGTACCGCTCGCATCCCCCGTGGCCGGAGACCGCCGCACGGACCCGGACGTTCCTCGCTCGGGTCGCGTCCGACCCGTCCAGTGCTGCCGAGCCGCCGCTGGAGGCGACGTGAAGGGTGACTTCGAGCGGTACCTCTCGGCGAAGGCGACCGTCGACGACCGCGCGCTCGACCGGGACGTCCTCGGTCGGTTCCGCGCCGACCTCCGTGGGCGCGCCGACCCGCACATTCTCGAGGCCGGCGCGGGAACCGCCGCGTTCTGCCGGCGGTTCCTCTCGTGGGACGACCGCCCCGACTGCACCTACGTCGCCGTCGACACCGACCCCGCGCTCTTGACGACGGCTCGCGCGGAGATTCTCGACACCGCCCGCGCGATGGGGTTCGAGGCCGTGCTCGTCGACCCGGCGGAGCCCGGGTTCGACGTCGACATCGCCGGCGGTACGCCCGTCGCGACGATTCGGCTCTCGGGTCCCGCACACGTCGACGTCCACCTCGTCACCGGCGACGCGCTGACCGTCGCCTCCCGGGGGCGATGGGACGCGCTCGTCGCCCAGGCGTTCGTCGACCTCCTCTCGCCCGCCGACGTCGAGCGACTCGTGAGCGGCGTCGCCGCCGACGGCCTCGTCTACTTCCCCATCACCTTCGACGGCGGCACCGCCTTCGCTCCCCCCCACCCGGCCGACGACGCTGTCCTCGACGCGTACCACGCGACGATGGTCGGAGCCGACGGCCACAGGCTCGGCGCGCGCGCCGGCCGGCGACTGCGCACGCTGCTTCCCGACCTCGGCGTCGACCTCGTCGCCGTCGGCGACGCCGACTGGACCGTCGACCCCACAGCGGACGGCTACCCCGCCGACGAGGCGTACTTCCTCGACGTCGTCGTCGACACCGTCGCCGACGCGGTCCGTGGCCGTGTTCCGGACGAGACGGTCGACGCGTGGCTCGCGGCACGAAGCGAACAGCGAAAAGCGGGCGAACTCGGGTTCGTCGCGCGGAACCTCGACCTGTACGGGCGCCGGAGGGAACGCGAGTGACGGTCAGTCTTCGGTCGTCGTGTGGTCGATTTCGAGTTCGCCCGTGTGGATACGAGCGCCGTCCTGAGCGACCTGGCGCGCGAGGACGGCGCATTTGATACGCATCGGGCTGATGTCGACGCCGAGCATCTCCGTGACGTCGTCGGTGTCTAACTCCTCGAGTTCGTCGAGCGTCATCCCCTGGAGCTTCGAGGTGAGCATCGACGCCGACGCCTGCGAGATGGCGCAGCCGTCGCCGCTGAAGGCCGCGTACTCGATAGTCTCGCCGTCGTCTGCCAACTGGACGTCGACGCGGATGGTGTCGCCACACGAGGGGTTCTCACCCTCGTGAGTGAACGTCGGGTCCTCGAGTTCCCCGTAGTTCCGGGGGTTCTTGTAGTGGTCGAGGATCTGCTGCCGGTACATGTCCGAACCCAGGCCCATTGTGGTTCACGGTAAGGATGAGCGCTGTAAAACAGTTCCGCCAACGGCCTGCATCGGCCCGTTCGACCGAATCCGGTGGCACATCGTTCGAACCGCGTGGCTGCCTCGGGACGTTCTCACGCGCTGAGAGTGGTCTGCTGTCGCTATCTCTCCGGGGCCTGTCTAGACACCTGGTGAGTCCGATGTTCGATAGTTTCCACCACACGCTCGACGAAGCGGTTCGCACCGAGACCGAGGCCGCTGCCGTCCGCGCACGGTTCGTCGGCGGCGCGCTACTGTTCGTCGTCGGCCTCGTGGCACTGATGGGTATCATCACGGCCGAGGCGTTCTACCCTGGCTACAACGCCGGCGTTCAGGAAATCAGCGATCTCGGTGCCTCGCGCCCGCCGAACAGCGTCATCGTCCAGCCCGCCGCGACCATCTTCAACACCGCGATGATGGTCTCCGGACTGCTCGCGCTCGGTGCCGCGTACTGCCTCCACCGTGCGTTCGGCGACCGCGCGGTGACGGCCGTCTTCGGCCTCTTCGCGCTGGGCGTCCTCGGCGTGGGTGTCTTCGACGGCAGCGAGGCTCCGATGCACGGCATCAGCGCGCTGCTCACGTTCTTCACGGGCGGGCTCCTGGGCGTCGTCGCCGCTCGGGTGATCACGACGCCGTTCCGGTATCTCTCGCTCGCTGTGGGCGGATTCGTCTTGCTGCTGCTCGTGAGCATCATCGGACTCGGACTCGCAGGAGTCGCACACCCGCTCCTGTTCCTCGGGATGGGCGGGCTCGAACGGTACGTGACGTACCCGTTCTTGCTGTGGTTGCTCGCGTTCGGCGGCTACCTGATGGCTCCAACCCCCACGTCGACGGACCGAGTGTGAGCGGGTCGGTCCTGGATGCAGGTTCGCCGTCGACACCTCGCCTCAGGTGAACAGGCCGTCAGAGCCGGCTTCGGGCTCGAGTACGTACCTGCTCTCGGGGTAGGTCTCGTCGCCGATGCTGGTTGGCTGCTCGTCGACGAACTCGAACCCGAACTGTTCGTAGAACTCCGCACCCGGGCGGTTCTCCGAGAGGACCATCGCGTTGATTCGCTCGACGCCTCGCGCGACGAGTGTGTCACACGTCCCCTCGAGCAACTCGCGGCCGACGCGCTCGCGTCGGTGGTCGGGGTGGACGTAGATTCGGAGGATGTACCCGTTCGCGTCCTCCTCGCTCCAGGTCGCGTGTGCGAAGCCGACGAGTTTTTCGTCTCGCTCGGCGACGAGCACCGCGGTTCGCTCCGCACCGAGTTCGGCTTCGATTCGCTCGGGTGCGTACCAGTCGTTGACGGCCGTCTCGACCGTCTCGCGGGTGAGGACTCCTCGATAGTCGGTCTCCCACGAGCGTGTCGCGATTCGCCTGATGGCGTCGACGTCCCCGACCACTGCGTTCCGTATCGTCATGTGTGTTCTTACCACGGCAACCGGGATACGCTTTGGCCCGGGGCCGTCGGTCGGACTGAGGACCGTCGCTACGACGGCGTCGACGCGGGCGTCGTGTCCTCCAGCGTCCACTTCTTCTCGACGGCGCTGTTGGCGACGACGACGGTGTGGCCGTCGTCCATCTCGAACCGGCTCTTGCGGAGACCGATGTCCCGTACCTCGCCCGTGGTCCCGTCGGCCGTGACGCGGTCGCCGGGGTTGAAGTCGGGGTCTCGAAGGAGGTAGACGCCGGCCACGGTGTCGGCGATCATGCTCGACAGCGCGTACGAGATACCCAGCGCGATGAAGCCCGCGGCGGTTCCGAGGCTGGCGGCGATGTCGCCCATGCCGAGGATGTTCAACAGTGTGAGCGCCGTAGCGAACCAGAGGAACACCCCGACGACGGTCGTCGCGAGGGCCACGATGAGGTCTTGTTCTTCGGGGTAGATGGCGTCGAGCGTCCCGTGAACGACGCTGAGCGCGAGTTTGATACCCACGTAGGCGACCGTGAGAAACACCAGCGCCATGAGGAGCTTCGGGACCGCATCGATGAGGCCTCGCTGGATGCTGGCGACGGTCTCCCGGACGAGTTCGGTGAGGAAGCCGACGGATGACTGCATGACTCGGTTCCACGGATGGCCCGCAGAAAAACCGTTCGGACCTTCGACACGTCGAACGACTCGAGACGACGCAAAAGAGTCAGTTCAGGACGGGGACGTCCCGTACATCAGTTGCCCGCGGGCGCTTTCGTCCGGTCGTCCCTCGCGACCTCCTCGGGCAGTGCCATCTTGTACAGGCCCCAGAGGAACAGCACCACGAGGCCCGCGATGACGAGACCCGTCCGGAGGGTCGGGTCGACCATCGGGGTCGCGACCACCTCACCCGCGTCGTTCGTCACGGGAGCTGCCCCGTAGGGCTGTCCCGCGAGGATTTCTACCATGCCGAGGACGACGACGCCCACGAGTATCAGCGCGCCGCCGAGCCCTTTCGCGAGTTTGTCGATCGTATCTTCGAGTTGCATCTTCGTTCACCTCCTTACCCGAGCAGGTACCGGAGCTTCGGGTGGCGTTCGACGAGCGTGGTCTTCTCGATGATGGCGTCGAGGCCGTAGAACCGCCCCGCCGCGAGCACCATCAGCGTGACGAACAGCAGCAGCCCCATCAGGTCGCTGTTGACGAGCCCGTGGCCGAAGCCGGCGTTGCCGACCCAGAACAGGATCATGAAGATGACCCCGCCGAACGCGGCCAGTCGGGTCAGCGCACCGACCATCAGCGCCAGTCCGATGAGCGTCTCGAACAGCGGGACGCCGGGCTCGATGAGCCACGCGAGGTTGTTCCCCATCCAGACGGGGATGGGACCGAGCGCGGTGCCGGTCATCCCCTGCATGTAGGCCGGTCCCGACGTGAACGCGAGGCCGTCTTCGATGAGCTTCGTCACGCCGGCGTGGAAGAACCACCAGCCGGTCAGGACGCGTAGCATCGCGATCCAGTACCCCGCCAGCGGCCCGTCGACGTCGAATGCGAACTCGTTTTTCAGCCGAGTTCCAGGTTGGTACGCCATCGGTCTCACCTCACATGTGCGACTTGCGAGGGGAGCGTGGTATAAATCCGCCCAGCTTCTCAGCGGCTGAAAACTGCCCGCTGTGGGACTCGCGTGGATGTATAAACTCCCGGGCCTTCCCAGTGGTTGAAAACGGCTCCCGAGCGTCGAACGCCGGATTCGGCTCGTCACCCGTCGTCGCTCGACGAGCGAGCGGAATCGCCGACGCCGTCCGACCGCACTCAGGCGAACAGCTGTCGGGCCTCGTCGACTGCGTCCACCAGGGCGTCGACCTCCTCGCGGGTGTTGTAGACGTAGAACGAGGCACGGGCGGAGGCGGCCGCGCCGAGTTTGTCGTGTAGCGGCTGGGTGCAGTGGTCGCCGGCGCGGATGGCCACGCCGTAATCGTTCAGGATCGAGGAGAGGTCGTGGGCGTGGACCGAGTCGAGGTTGAACGCCACCAGCCCGCCTCTCTCGTCGCCCGGCGGGCCGTAGACGGTGACGTCGTCGAACGCCGTCAGGCGGTCGTAGGCGTACTCGGTGAGGAGGTCCTCGTGCGCCTGGACGTTCTCCATCCCGAGGTCGTCGAGGTAGTCGACGGCGGCGTGGAGCGCGATTCCCTGGGCGATAGGCGGGGTACCGGCCTCGAACTTCCACGGGAGGTCTTCCCACGTCGAGTCCTCGTACGTCACGGAACGGATCATCTCCCCGCCGTAGAGGTACGGCTCCATCTCCTCAAGGAGGTGTTCCTTGCCGTAGAGGACGCCGATACCCGTCGGGCCGCACATCTTGTGGCCGGAGAAGGCGAAGAAGTCAGCGTCGATGTCACCGACGTCGACCGGTCGCGTCGGCACGGACTGCGCCCCGTCGACGAAGGCGTACGCACCGACCTCGTGGGCCATGTCGGCCAACTCCGCCACGGGGTTGATGGTGCCGAGGGTGTTCGAGACGTGGACGACAGAGACCATCTTCGTCGACTCGTCGATGAGGTCGCGCGCGTGGTCCATGTCGAGGGAGCCGTCGTCGTCGACGCGGATGTACCGTACCTCGGCACCGGTCTTCTTGGCTATCTGCTGCCACGTCACGAGCGACGCGTGGTGTTCCATCTCGGTCAGAACCACCGAGTCACCCGGCCCGAGTTCGGCCAGGCCCCACGCGTAGGCGACGAGGTTCATCGACTCGGTGGTGTTCTTGGTGAAGACGACCTCCTCTCGACCGCTGGCACCGATGAACTCGGCGACCCGGTCGTGGGCGCGTTCGTACGCGACCGAGGCCTCCTGGCTCAGGTGGTGGATACCTCGGTGGACGTTCGAGTTGTAGCCGCGGTAGTAGTCACAGATCGCGTCGACGACCGGTTCGGGCGTGTGGCTCGTCGCGGCGTTGTCGAGGTAGACGAGGGGAACGGTGTCGTCGGGACCTTCACCCGGCGTCTCCAGGTCGCCGCCGACCTTCCGGTCGAGGATGGGGAACTGCTCCCGGATGGCCTCGACGTCGAGCGGGTACGATTCCTGCGTTCTCATCGGATACACCTAACGACTCGAACACTAACACACCTTCGGTCCGCCCCACCTCGTGAAACCGAAACCAGTTACGTATCGCCCGGGACGTCACCGTCGCGCCTTTCGTGCGGCGGCCCGAGCTTTATCGACTCGTCCGTGGTATGACGACACATGACGGTACACGGGGAGGAGGGGGCACCCGCTCCGCAGTCGCCCGACAGCGTTTTCGGCGTTCTGGGAGACGCGACGCGACTCGGCATCCTGCAGGCCCTGTGGGACCGGTACGACCCGAACGCGACCGACAACGCGGTCACGTTCT from Salinigranum halophilum encodes the following:
- a CDS encoding mechanosensitive ion channel domain-containing protein, whose amino-acid sequence is MQSSVGFLTELVRETVASIQRGLIDAVPKLLMALVFLTVAYVGIKLALSVVHGTLDAIYPEEQDLIVALATTVVGVFLWFATALTLLNILGMGDIAASLGTAAGFIALGISYALSSMIADTVAGVYLLRDPDFNPGDRVTADGTTGEVRDIGLRKSRFEMDDGHTVVVANSAVEKKWTLEDTTPASTPS
- a CDS encoding NAD(P)/FAD-dependent oxidoreductase, translating into MTQHIVVVGAGTGGSVLANRLADRLAPDIDAGDVEVTLVNESEMHVYKPVWLYVAFGKRDPEDGVRPVTDLVDPRVSLRFSRVEAIDTDAKRLSLNGGDSLAYDYLVLATGARIVPDEVPGLAEAGHDFYSEEGALALRDALAGFTEGHLVLSVVGTPHMCPAAPLEFVFMADDWFRKRGIRDQVDITYTYPIQRVHGKPTIAEWAAPRLEERDIRAETFFNVESVDAENRVLESMEGEELDYDLLVTIPPHDGVPMIREAGLGDDGWVEVDRNTLEAVHADDVFALGDASDVPAPKAGSAAHYQAGVVADRLASLVHGGVPTATYDGKTVCFLEAGMDEATFVSFDYENEPYLRPESRPVHWAKLAYNESYWLTARGLL
- a CDS encoding zinc-binding dehydrogenase, coding for MTAESEAEVGPSGESAARQVRFVAPRRVEVTRHPVATPEPDEVQVEASLSAISPGTELLVYRDQVPENLQLDENIDELGHAATYPFSYGYATVGTVTAAGDDVTDDWVGRRVFAFHPHASHFCVHPDTLVRLPSDVADEDAALLAMVETAVSLVMDGRPRVGERAAVFGQGVVGLLTTALLARHPLSRLVTFDHYTARRERSLSFGADASLEPDVAGEVFDAGDGRADVSFEVSGNPAALDSAIDTTGDDGRVIIGSWYGAKPAALDLGGRFHRSRIRLQASQVSRIDSSHAGRWDKQRRMDLACDLLSDLEPSRLVTHRVPIENAADAYRLLDESPDEALQVLLEY
- a CDS encoding DUF7475 family protein, which gives rise to MVSLDTDSLTTLHWVGIALAAVSAVVHLVLGVRFLPGAFGISFLVATVGFAVGIGAVLVNYRRRLFYLVGVPFTAGQVVIFAVTVVQGINELGPIAIVDKAAQVGLVAVLVVLLRRGG
- the sufU gene encoding Fe-S cluster assembly sulfur transfer protein SufU, giving the protein MGLGSDMYRQQILDHYKNPRNYGELEDPTFTHEGENPSCGDTIRVDVQLADDGETIEYAAFSGDGCAISQASASMLTSKLQGMTLDELEELDTDDVTEMLGVDISPMRIKCAVLARQVAQDGARIHTGELEIDHTTTED
- a CDS encoding 6-pyruvoyl trahydropterin synthase family protein; amino-acid sequence: MYTVTVVRPLIAQHFLTVPNPGPEGDLHSHHFRLEVELAGEELNEYDYLVDIDEVEAALDAVEARYSDETLNDLPEFEGYNPSVERFARVVHEHISDEVTTDGVERLTVTVWEDDVANAAYAAPPA
- a CDS encoding GNAT family N-acetyltransferase, whose amino-acid sequence is MTIRNAVVGDVDAIRRIATRSWETDYRGVLTRETVETAVNDWYAPERIEAELGAERTAVLVAERDEKLVGFAHATWSEEDANGYILRIYVHPDHRRERVGRELLEGTCDTLVARGVERINAMVLSENRPGAEFYEQFGFEFVDEQPTSIGDETYPESRYVLEPEAGSDGLFT
- a CDS encoding SAM-dependent methyltransferase; the encoded protein is MKGDFERYLSAKATVDDRALDRDVLGRFRADLRGRADPHILEAGAGTAAFCRRFLSWDDRPDCTYVAVDTDPALLTTARAEILDTARAMGFEAVLVDPAEPGFDVDIAGGTPVATIRLSGPAHVDVHLVTGDALTVASRGRWDALVAQAFVDLLSPADVERLVSGVAADGLVYFPITFDGGTAFAPPHPADDAVLDAYHATMVGADGHRLGARAGRRLRTLLPDLGVDLVAVGDADWTVDPTADGYPADEAYFLDVVVDTVADAVRGRVPDETVDAWLAARSEQRKAGELGFVARNLDLYGRRRERE
- a CDS encoding DUF998 domain-containing protein, with product MFDSFHHTLDEAVRTETEAAAVRARFVGGALLFVVGLVALMGIITAEAFYPGYNAGVQEISDLGASRPPNSVIVQPAATIFNTAMMVSGLLALGAAYCLHRAFGDRAVTAVFGLFALGVLGVGVFDGSEAPMHGISALLTFFTGGLLGVVAARVITTPFRYLSLAVGGFVLLLLVSIIGLGLAGVAHPLLFLGMGGLERYVTYPFLLWLLAFGGYLMAPTPTSTDRV
- a CDS encoding DoxX family protein, whose amino-acid sequence is MAYQPGTRLKNEFAFDVDGPLAGYWIAMLRVLTGWWFFHAGVTKLIEDGLAFTSGPAYMQGMTGTALGPIPVWMGNNLAWLIEPGVPLFETLIGLALMVGALTRLAAFGGVIFMILFWVGNAGFGHGLVNSDLMGLLLFVTLMVLAAGRFYGLDAIIEKTTLVERHPKLRYLLG
- a CDS encoding glycosyltransferase family 4 protein produces the protein MRVAFVAPGDFETTSGGFRYDRRLVASLRETDDVSVYSVPWRRYPRSLVDAPTTPLSRFSTDADVVVVDELAHPTFAVRCAGVRGDHTPVVALVHHLRCDERGPEAPLARELERRFLGRVDAAVCTSSATDAAVRDLAPDPALPTLVAPPTADQFDPDVSPTAVDDRATESPFRVVFLGSLVPRKRPLALVDALAALEVPWEATFVGPQPNERYASRVRSRCRRRGVADSVALAGPLSTAELAAVLRNGHVLALPSRHEGFGIAALEGMGFGLPAVVTQSGGATDLVTHGENGFLVPPDGVGAVYAALSALATDRTRLARMGRAALTRYRSHPPWPETAARTRTFLARVASDPSSAAEPPLEAT
- the sufS gene encoding bifunctional cysteine desulfurase/selenocysteine lyase SufS, whose amino-acid sequence is MRTQESYPLDVEAIREQFPILDRKVGGDLETPGEGPDDTVPLVYLDNAATSHTPEPVVDAICDYYRGYNSNVHRGIHHLSQEASVAYERAHDRVAEFIGASGREEVVFTKNTTESMNLVAYAWGLAELGPGDSVVLTEMEHHASLVTWQQIAKKTGAEVRYIRVDDDGSLDMDHARDLIDESTKMVSVVHVSNTLGTINPVAELADMAHEVGAYAFVDGAQSVPTRPVDVGDIDADFFAFSGHKMCGPTGIGVLYGKEHLLEEMEPYLYGGEMIRSVTYEDSTWEDLPWKFEAGTPPIAQGIALHAAVDYLDDLGMENVQAHEDLLTEYAYDRLTAFDDVTVYGPPGDERGGLVAFNLDSVHAHDLSSILNDYGVAIRAGDHCTQPLHDKLGAAASARASFYVYNTREEVDALVDAVDEARQLFA
- a CDS encoding DUF1641 domain-containing protein: MSESSSLDALDASEYDSLEAAIAENPDAVAAFVRRLDAVNELLDVVALGTSALEDDMVAELAGTAATLAEAGDGLATDETVRLAALVGENGDELAASLETLVELQRAGTLDELVGLVDAVSLLTAALEDDMVTELARTGSRLGEVADEAADPDAVRGLTRLVRAVSDAETTGSEPVGPVGLVKSTRDPEVQAGLGYLLALARAVGRQA
- a CDS encoding metal-dependent hydrolase, which codes for MMVTSHAVVGVALTAPLLVVAPELAPVAALAGFLGGVFPDLDLLVGTHRKTLHFPLVGWLVALPALVAAALVQTPATVVVAAFAVAAAVHAGMDALGAGEELRPWERTNPYAVYLHPRGRWLRARYWVPYDGSPHDLAVTLVGALPGLLFFSGTVRLLCALAVAVAAPYTLVRKRLPPYFERIV